Proteins encoded in a region of the Zea mays cultivar B73 chromosome 2, Zm-B73-REFERENCE-NAM-5.0, whole genome shotgun sequence genome:
- the LOC100193150 gene encoding Calmodulin-binding transcription activator 4 codes for MSQSFDINVLREEARSRWLKPSEVYYILQNHERFPITHEAPKKPPSGSLFLYNRRVNRYFRRDGHTWRRKKDGRTVGEAHERLKVGNVDSLSCYYAHGEQNPCFQRRCFWMLEPAYEHIVLVQYREVAEGRYYSSQLSNGPPEPLSSLGYPNAICGNQYHRSTSGTSEGSESHQSYSNLSSVTEVSSYSGNKEYNKNDGSLLSIPEVGHTCQQNQTGNGNSKNKSELNMALKKIAEQLSLGEDDDDDYIYSNQTHSMGGDNQIKQIRQEGTQKGLSRNIAPSWEDVLHSSSGLPTSSIYQQSDVKYQKKSEYQPPEILDSSDLRIQLSATKRFLLGPEASIDSPSLNSVLRNRVNSVTDTISAYDSRFESSLNPDWQTKTALTFQSNSQGSEITELFDHDHFEPYSREDTTISLGQTNKFNIREVSPEWAFSYEITKVIITGDFLCDPSNLCWAVMFGDNEVPVEIVQPGVLRCHTPLHSNGNLRICITSGNREVCSEFKDFEFRSKPTSSSFTDIAPSSRHLKSSEELLLLAKFARMLLSGNGNREVPDGDPQSGQCPKLKTNEELWDRLINELKVGCENPLSSVDWIVEQLLKSNLQQWLSVKLRGFNGTDFLSKQEQGIIHLISALGYEWALSPVLSAGVGLNFRDSNGWTALHWAAYFGREKMVAALLAAGASATAVTDPTAQDPVGKTAAFLASERGHTGLAGYLSEVSLTSYLASLTIEESDVSKGSAEVEAERAVEGISQRNAQRHGGTEDELSMKDSLAAVRNAAQAAARIQNAFRAFSFRKRQQKTARLRDVYGMTQEDIDELAAASRLYHQAHASSGQFYDRAAVSIQKKYKGWKGRKHFLNMRRNAVKIQAHVRGHQVRKKYRTIVSTVSVLEKVILRWRRKGHGLRGFRAEQQPMVEAIEEDDEEDDDFDDDEAVKVFRRQKVDQAVKEAVSRVLSMVDSTEARMQYRRMLEEFRQATAELEGSNEVTSIFDSDLELLGINNFM; via the exons GTTTTGACATCAACGTACTTCGTGAAGAAGCAAGGAGTAGGTGGTTAAAGCCTTCTGAAGTGTACTATATCTTGCAGAATCACGAGAGGTTCCCTATCACCCATGAGGCACCAAAGAAGCCACCCA GTGGTTCCCTATTCCTTTACAATCGTCGTGTCAATCGGTATTTCCGGAGAGATGGTCACACATGGCGGAGGAAGAAGGATGGAAGAACAGTTGGGGAGGCTCATGAACGACTGAAG GTTGGAAATGTTGATTCTTTGAGCTGCTATTACGCTCATGGGGAGCAAAATCCATGTTTCCAGAGACGGTGTTTCTGGATGTTGGAACC TGCATATGAACACATTGTGCTGGTACAATACAGAGAGGTTGCTGAG GGCAGATATTATTCATCACAACTATCAAATGGCCCCCCAGAACCTCTTTCATCCTTGGGATATCCAAATGCCATCTGTGGAAACCAATACCACAGATCCACTTCTGGCACTAGTGAGGGCAGTGAGTCCCATCAGAGCTATTCCAATTTGAGTTCTGTAACTGAAGTAAGTTCCTATTCCGGTAACAAGGAGTACAACAAAAATGATGGCAGTTTACTAAGCATACCAGAGGTTGGACACACTTGTCAACAAAATCAGACTGGTAATGGTAACTCAAAAAATAAATCTGAGCTTAATATGGCTTTAAAGAAGATAGCTGAGCAGTTAAGTTTGggtgaagatgatgatgatgactataTTTACTCAAATCAAACTCATTCCATGGGAG GTGACAACCAAATAAAACAAATTCGACAAGAAGGAACACAGAAAGGTTTGAGTAGGAATATAGCACCATCATGGGAAGATGTACTGCACTCCAGTTCAGGTTTACCAACTTCATCCATATACCAG CAATCTGATGTCAAGTATCAGAAAAAATCAGAATACCAGCCACCGGAAATCCTGGACAGCAGTGATTTGCGCATACAACTTTCTGCTACTAAAAGGTTTCTTTTAGGACCAGAAGCCAGCATTGACTCACCATCTTTGAACTCTGTGCTGAGAAACAGAGTCAACAGTGTAACTGATACCATTTCAGCTTATGACAGTAGATTTGAAAGCTCTCTGAACCCAGATTGGCAAACAAAAACAGCATTAACATTTCAAAGCAATTCTCAGGGCTCTGAAATAACGGAGTTGTTTGACCATGATCATTTTGAACCCTACTCCAGAGAAGATACAACAATTTCCTTAGGACAGACAAACAAGTTTAACATTCGTGAGGTCTCTCCAGAATGGGCATTTTCCTATGAGATCACCAAG GTCATCATTACGGGAGATTTTCTGTGTGATCCATCGAATTTGTGTTGGGCTGTGATGTTTGGTGACAATGAGGTACCCGTTGAAATAGTTCAGCCAGGTGTTCTCCGCTGTCACACACCACTGCACAGCAATGGGAATCTCAGAATCTGCATTACTTCGGGAAACAGAGAAGTTTGTAGTGAATTCAAAGACTTTGAGTTCCGCTCAAAACCAACCTCTTCTAGTTTCACAGACATTGCACCATCTTCTAGACATCTGAAATCCAGTGAAGAGTTATTACTTCTTGCAAAATTTGCTAGAATGCTTTTGTCTGGGAATGGAAACCGTGAAGTTCCAGATGGTGATCCCCAATCTGGACAGTGTCCAAAACTTAAGACGAACGAAGAGCTCTGGGATAGGTTGATTAACGAACTTAAAGTAGGGTGTGAAAATCCATTAAGCTCGGTTGATTGGATTGTGGAGCAACTGCTGAAAAGTAATCTACAACAGTGGTTATCAGTGAAGCTCAGAGGATTCAATGGAACGGATTTTTTATCCAAGCAAGAGCAGGGTATTATACACTTAATCTCTGCCCTAGGCTATGAGTGGGCATTGTCTCcagttctcagtgctggtgttggtCTAAATTTTCGTGATTCAAATGGATGGACTGCTCTTCATTGGGCTGCTTATTTTGGAAG GGAAAAGATGGTTGCTGCACTTCTTGCTGCTGGTGCATCGGCAACAGCAGTTACTGATCCCACTGCACAAGACCCAGTGGGTAAAACAGCAGCTTTCCTGGCTTCTGAACGAGGGCATACGGGACTTGCAGGTTATCTTTCTGAAGTGTCGCTAACTAGCTATCTTGCATCACTCACTATAGAAGAAAGTGATGTCTCAAAAGGATCAGCTGAAGTTGAAGCAGAGAGAGCTGTGGAAGGCATATCTCAGAGGAATGCCCAACGGCATGGTGGCACAGAAGATGAGCTATCAATGAAGGATTCTTTGGCGGCAGTGAGGAATGCAGCTCAAGCAGCAGCTCGCATCCAGAATGCTTTCCGTGCCTTCTCTTTCAGGAAGAGACAGCAGAAGACTGCTCGACTTAGGGATGTGTATGGAATGACCCAAGAGGATATAGATGAACTTGCAGCTGCATCAAGGTTGTACCACcaagctcatgcttcaagtggtcAGTTTTATGATAGAGCAGCTGTTTCGATTCAGAAGAAATACAAAGGATGGAAAGGTCGCAAACATTTTCTCAACATGAGAAGAAATGCAGTTAAAATACAG GCTCATGTAAGAGGccatcaagtgagaaagaaataCAGAACAATTGTAAGCACTGTCAGTGTGCTAGAGAAAGTAATACTTCGGTGGCGCCGGAAAGGTCATGGCCTACGTGGCTTCCGAGCTGAGCAGCAACCAATGGTCGAAGCAatagaggaagatgatgaggaagacgacGATTTCGATGATGATGAAGCAGTCAAGGTCTTCCGTCGGCAGAAGGTCGATCAAGCTGTAAAAGAGGCTGTGTCAAGGGTGCTGTCCATGGTAGACTCTACCGAAGCGAGGATGCAATATCGACGAATGCTTGAGGAGTTTCGCCAGGCAACT GCAGAATTGGAAGGATCAAATGAAGTGACATCAATATTTGACAGTGACTTAGAGTTATTAGGGATCAACAATTTCATGTAA
- the LOC100384016 gene encoding Mediator of RNA polymerase II transcription subunit 30-like gives MASEAARRRQEVAVEGQRHLEETIAAAFQILVSMNDELCNAGLWSSSSVSAAAAAAASAGSQHHQSATPPPPHSADSDAADAGGAPGPGGSLDEARHRYKSAVVALRDSISAVSSCPQDIGSTESEVDQAEIERLEEHASALRKEIESKNKQVKLLMDQLRDLITDVAMWQSPCSV, from the exons ATGGCCTCCGAGGCGGCGCGACGGCGGCAGGAGGTGGCGGTGGAGGGGCAGCGGCACCTGGAGGAGACCATCGCAGCCGCGTTCCAGATCCTCGTATCCATGAACGACGAGCTCTGCAACGCCGGTCTCTGGTCCTCCTCTTCCGTATCGGCAGCAGCAGCTGCTGCCGCTTCCGCTGGCTCCCAGCACCACCAATCGGCTACTCCGCCGCCGCCACACTCTGCGGATTCCGACGCTGCCGACGCAGGGGGCGCACCCGGCCCTGGCGGGTCGCTCGACGAGGCGAGGCACCGCTACAAGTCAGCCGTGGTGGCGCTGCGGGACTCCATCTCTGCTGTGTCGTCCTGCCCTCAG GACATTGGTTCAACAGAATCTGAAGTTGACCAGGCGGAGATTGAGAGATTGGAAGAGCATGCTTCTGCTTTAAGAAAG GAAATTGAAAGCAAAAACAAGCAAGTAAAGCTCCTCATGGATCAGCTCCGTGACCTAATAACTGACGTAGCCATGTGGCAGAGCCCTTGCTCTGTGTGA